The sequence below is a genomic window from Nostoc flagelliforme CCNUN1.
GATGTTGTGGGTTGGCGTACTGCTAGTATGTACTTTACTAGTGGCACTTGAGTCAGAAATGCTAGTAGATTCTCTGGAAGTGGCCACATCTCAACTAGGTTTAACGGCGCTGTTTACAGGGGTGATATTGGTTCCCATCGTCGGTAACGCGGCTGAACACGCTACCGCAGTCACCGTGGCGATGAAAAATAAGATGGATCTTTCCCTTTCGGTAGCTGTGGGATCAAGTATGCAGATTGCCCTATTTGTCGCGCCTGTGTTAGTTATAGCAGGGCGGATATTGGGTAAACCAATGGATTTGGATTTCAAACCCTTTGAATTAGTAGCTGTGGTTGTGTCAGTGTTGATTGCAAACAGTATTAGTTCTGATGGGAAGTCCAATTGGCTCGAAGGCACTTTATTATTAGCTGCTTATATAGTATTGGGCTTTGCCTTCTACTTCCATCCAGTTATGGAAATATAGGGTAGTACCGCAAGGCGGAAGTCAAAAGTTAACACTGAGCGGAGTCGAAGTGTCAAAAGTCAAAAGTTTTGTATATCAAGGCTTTTGCTTGTTTCAAATGGTAGCTTGATTTCCACCGCCCTGTACTAATTAGTAGTACGTAGGCGTAGCCCATCGTAGATATCGCTCATAGTTTAAACCATTCGCGGAAGTCCCTTCCCTCAACACCAGTAAAATAAAGAGATATAAGAGCGATCGCCTGTATGAGCTACTGCCTTAATCCCCATTGTCCCAAGCCTGAAAATCCTAATGATGTCAAGTTTTGCCGGACTTGCGGTTCCAAGTTACTCCTCAAAGAACGTTACCGTGCTATCAAACCAATCGGACAAGGGGGTTTTGGCAAAACCTTTTTAGCTGTGGATGAAGATAAACCCTCAAAACCACGCTGTGTAATTAAGCAATTTTATCCCCAAGCCCAAGGCACTAACACTCTTGCCAAAGCCGTAGAGTTATTTAACCAAGAAGCGGTGCAGTTAGATGAATTGGGGAAACATCCGCAGATTCCCGAACTACTGGCATATTTTACCCAAGAAGATCGGCAGTATCTTGTACAAGAATTTATCGACGGGCAAAACTTAGCCCAGGAATTAGCACATAGAGGTGCTTTCAATGAAATACAAATCCGGCAACTATTAAATGATTTATTATCAGTATTGCAATTTTGTCACGCTAGACACGTAATTCACCGCGATATTAAGCCAGAAAATATTATTTTACGTGAGAGCGATCGCAAACTAGTGTTAGTAGATTTTGGTGCTGCTAAATCTGCCACTGGCACTGCCTTAAATCAAACTGGTACAAGTATTGGTAGTCCAGAATATGTTGCCCCTGAACAAATGAGAGGTAGGGCTGTATTTGCCAGCGATATTTACAGTTTGGGTGCTACTTGTATTAATTTATTAACTCAGCAATCGCCCTTCGATTCCTATGATACCAACAACGATACTTGGGTTTGGCAGCAATACTTGAAAACTCCTGTTAGTAATCAGTTGAGTCGCATTCTTAACAAGATGCTAGAAAGTATTCCAATTCGGCGTTATCAAACAGTAGATGAAGTTCTCAAAGACTTAAATCAGCAGTCGCAAGTAGCCGCAAAGCCAGCGAACGCACCAAAACCTATCCCTCAATCACCACCTAATTCTCCAGCCACATTTGTATCGCCATCTCCTAGTCAAATTGATAATGAATTAGAGGAAATGAAAACCCAATTTTTGGGTGGCAATAAACCTAAACCAAATAAAATACAACCAACAAACCCTACATCTCAGCCTACTAGTAAAAGCAAAATAGATGAAGAATTAGAAGAGTTAAAAGCAAAATATCTTGGTAATAACAATCCTTAAAAATCCATTTACTCAAACAATTTACATCAGCTTTAACGCAAAACATAGCGTTTCTACATAATTAATCGTCCTCTAGATTAATTAATTCTCCAGTATTATAGCTTGCTGCCCTTGAGGCGAAGTCACATAGCCTAAGAAAGCTTGAACTCCAGGGCTAGCAGGGTTTTTATAGACATAAAACAGTTGCCGTTGGTAGAGATAACCAGTTGCATCGGGAGTCAATCCATCAATTGGAACAAATCGCACTGTTTGTTGATTGGCAACCTGTGCAAAGGTTGCATAGCCGATGCCATCAGTTCCTAAAGCTTGGAGTAGAGGAGTTGTAGCATCTCGTGGTAGTGTTGCAATGTTTGATGTTGTGCCAAAATTAGCTCCCTTCAACACCATTTCCTGAAATGCTTGATGCGTTCCACTAATTGCCGGTCGATTAATGACTCGGATAGTTCCACTGTTACCACCTACGGCTGACCAGTTATTAATTTTGCCTTGAAAAATATCTGCTACTTGGGTGCTGGTTAATCCTTGATTACAAGGATTTGCTTTGCCAACCACAAGCGCGATCGCATCTTTTGTTACAGACACTGCCATCAATCCCTGATTTTGTTCTTGTGCAGTTAGCGATCGCGATACCGCCGCAATATCTACTCTACCGGCTATCAGATCCGCAATACCATTTTGAGAACCATTAGCACTAGTGACAACATTTGTACCAGGAAACTGCCTCTCAAAAGCTCTTTTGAGATTTTGGTTAATTGTCACCATGCTCGTAGATCCGTCTATTCTCACAGTAGTACCGCTTGGTACTGAACTTGGGGGCGAAAAAGTCGAATTACCAGCAGAGGGTGTGTTAACTGGAGGGGTAACATTACCTGGTCTGACTACAAAGAACCAGTAACCACCACCGATTAAAGCTAGAAAAATCAGAATAAAAACAATTGGAGGAGGAGCGCTTTTTTGACTCATAACTTTTTACTCTGGTAATTTTTCAAGACTCGATTCACTTAACATTTGCAAACGACGAGAAACTTCATCATCTACAGTCATGCGTTCTATTTCAGCCTGGAGTTTTTCAGTTGGGTTTTCAGAGATTTCAGCTAAAGCGCCTGTCTGTAAATTTCGGCGCTCAACTGCACTTTTAGCTTTTTCAAAGTCACTTTTCGCCGAACCAATATCAAATTCATTATTGACTTTGGCAATCATAGCTAGTGCTTCATTCACCTCTGACATATCTTTCATATTTTGCATATCAGCTTTGTAGGTTTCTAGCTTCATGCGCTCCCGGTTCAGCTTGTCTTTGGAAGCATTCACAGATGTTTCAGCCTGCTTGACCATTTCTTCCAATTTGGGCAAAATCTGCTCTGTCTGAATTGCCTTAGCCATTGCCATCCTTGCTGCTTCTGAATTACCACTGCGCTGGGCAATATTTGCTTGCTGCTCCAAAGTCCGTAATTCTTTAACTTTTGTCTCATATTTATTTTTAGCTGTTTTGTAAGACCCTTCTTGCATAGCAACAGCTTGAGCTAGCTTTTGTACCGATTCCTGCATTGATTGCAGTGATTCTTCAGCTACGGCTACAGCCACCTTACCGCCAGATTCAACAGGCATTCCCCATAGCCAATTCCAAGTACCAACTATGGTTCTTCCTGCTTTTTCACCCATTAACCAGTACATAGCTTTTTTCATATATCACACCTATCTCAAGAAGAATGGTTTTAATCAGATACAGCAAGTTTTATACTTGCGGCTCTTATTAGATTTACATCCAGTATTTTTATTTTTATGAAATGAATTAATCAAAAAACTCAGCTCCCGGACATCTTAAAGAAGCCAGGGATCTTGTTGTTCACGACCAAATCGACGCAAAACCTTAATCTCAAAGGCTTTTGGGTTTTAGCTTAACTGCATGCCATGCTCCCTATGAATTTTCTCTAACAAGAGTAATAAAATCTTGTTGATATTTATAAGATTCACACGTAATAAGTCAATTAAAAATCAGGTAAACTCAAGCAGCAAAAGCTTTCTGTCTTTCAGGTAAGCAATTAACAGCGCCATAGCAGCTTGGGAGCAAAACCGTTGTGGATGAACAACTAAAAAAACTGATTGATGAGGTATGCAGCTACCCAGACCCCAGTCTAGAAAGGCAGAAAGCATTAAATAGACTGCTTATGGTCATTCAACAACTCCCTGGCATTTATAAGTCTGGACACCAAGACTATTTAGAAGCCTTAAATCAAACTTGGGAATGGGTGAGCCGGAAGATTTGCGAGTTTGAAGCGCGATCGCCTTCTTTCCAACAAAGCCTAGTAATCTGGATTAATGGCTATCTCAAGTGGCGCATTAAAGATTTATACAGACCAGATAGTAATTATACTATCAGTTTAGACAGACTTACCCGTAACGATGAGGGTGACGAAACAACCCTGCTAAATATCTTGCCAGATCGGCAATCACAAACTATTTCTTTAGATTTGCTGGATATCAAAATTGCTCAGATCCAGGAAACTGAGCGCCAGTGCCTTGGTAAACGCATCTGGCAATATATTGAACAAGACGAAGAGGGTAAATTAACAGCGAGTCATCCGCGCAAAAATCCAGAATGCCATTGTCACTTATTGGCAATGCGCTTACTTCTGGAACAACCACCTCATAAAATCGCTGATATTGCTAGAGAGTTAAATATAAGCAATCAAACTCTTTACTCCCATTGGAAGAAAAATTGCCTTCCCTTGTTAAAAGAAATCGGTATGAATTTCGGGTCTGACTAATGACTAACACACAACCAGATGTTTTAAGCGTCCCTCTCCCCCAAAATGCCCACCGTTGGGCTGAGGAATTTGCCAGCCAGCAAGATAACCCGCTAAAGGGAAAACAAGTTTATCTGAATACTTTGGCTGTTTATGCCGTTCACAGTTATCTCAAATGGCTAAACATTGAGACAGCACTAAATCAAGGCGATAGTTGGCATCGTGGTTTAAGGGCGATTTTTGATGTTGCTGATTTAGTCTTGCCGGGTGTTGGTAAGCTTGAATGTCGTCCAGTGTTACCGGGTGAGGCTGCTATAGTCTTGCCTCCAACGATGACACAAGAGCGCATTGGTTATGTAGCAGTTCAGTTTAGTCAGCAATTAGATTATGTAGAATTACTGGGATTTCTTCCAGCAAGGGAGATAGCTGAATCACCAGCAATACTGCAAATAACACAACTGCAATCTTTCGATAGTCTTTTCGAGATTATCCAGATGCGTTCGCTATTAATAAATCTGCGTCAATGGCTTACGGGAATCTTCCAGCCAGATTGGCAACCTCCAGAGTTAGTATTTGCTAACAATTTCAGAAGCAGTAGCACAATGACTCGCCCTTCAACTAACTCCATCAGTCGGGCAAAGGTGATTAATTTGGAAAGCCAAGTACTGTTGTTAATGCAGTTAACTCCCACAGATAGCGAAGTTTTTAATATTTGCCTACGAATTTATCCGGGTAATGATTCTATTCATCTACCACCAGATTTACAACTTATTGTCCTTGATGAAGCCGGAAACACTGGCATGGAAGCGCAAGCAAGAAGTGCAGATGACTGGATGCAACTAGAGTTTAGCTGCCAGCACGAGGAAAAATTCAGTGTCAAAATAGTGTTAGGGGAAACAAGTCTGATGGAAGAGTTTGTTGTCTAAGACAAACAAAAGGAGACAGGAATGGCGATCATCAAGTTGAAGCTCAGACGCAATTCAACAGATGGATTTTTGGTAATTCTAACAGCGAAGAACTTGGATGAAGAAACAGAAGGATTTTTGCCTCCATTACCACCAAATTTAGAATCATCCTTTAATGAATGGCAGTCAGCTTATCGTCAAATCGAAGCTGTACGCTCTTGTGTTGCTCCCGCACCAGGGTTACGTCTTACACCCAAAAGTGTGACGATTCATTCTCACGGGGAACACACTGGAGCAGTCAAAGATTATCTGAATCAATGGCTCAACTCTGGAGATAGCAGGTGGCAACCAATCCGGGATAGATTAATTGCGATCGCTCAACAATTACATCAGTCAAATGATGAGATTCGCGTGATCATTGATGCCAAAGATATCGATTTACGCCGCCTTCCTTGGCAAGCATGGAATTTATTAGAAGAACACTATCCCAACGCCGAAGTTGCCCTCAGTGCGCCTAAAAGCTCGAATACTAAGATAAATAAACTAGTTCCTAAAAGCACAAAAGTTAGAATTTTAGTTGCTGTGGGCAGAAGTGACGGGATTAATACAAAAGATGACTTAAAGGTAATTCAAGATTTAGAGACAAATGGAGTAGAAGTACGCTGTTTAATTAAGCCTAGCCGCCGGGATTTGTGTGATGCTCTTTGGGATGAACAAGGCTACCATATTTTCGTTTTTACGGGACATAGTGGAAGTCAAGAAGATGGGCAGATAGGTTGGATTGAACTTAACGATGAAGAAAGTTTGACTATTGAGGAATTTAAGGAGGCTTTGAAGCAAGCTATTGATAAAGGATTACAGTTAGCAATTTTTAATTCTTGTGATGGTTTAGGATTAGCTAACCAACTTGCCCAAATACATTTACCTCAAGTTATTATCATGCGGGAACCTGTTCCAGATCCCGTAGCAGTAGATTTTTTAAGATACTTTTTTCAAGAATTTACTCATAATAATAAGTCATTATTTACTTCTGTAAAAAAAGCCCGCAAACGCCTAGAACATTTTAAGTCTGATTATCCTGGTGCAATTTGGTTGCCAACAATTTGTATTGAAGCCAATGTTGAACCGTTGACTTGGCAAGGATTGCGCGAAGGTTCTCCGGCAAAGCCAACTCCAATCAAGCCAGAGGGTTCAACTCATCAACCAAAAAAAAATATCAAGCTGTGGTTATTAATTGGTTTGCTTGGTGTGGTTGTTAGTAGTGGTATAGCCTATTTAGTTGGGAAAAAAGTCAACTCCGATTTTAGTTCCGTAACTGCTCCCGAAGGAACATGGCTTTATGGTGGTAGCACATCTTGGGCACCAATTCGGCAACGTGTAGATCCTGAAATCAAAAAAGTACATCCGCAGTTTGAATTACGCTATACAGATGCAATTAATGCTACACCAGGTTCCGGTACGGGAATTCGGATGTTGTTAGAAGGACAACTTACCTTTTCGCAATCCTCCCGCCCGATCGCAGACAGAGAGTATCAACAAGCTCAACGACGGGGCTTGAGTCTGAAACAAATTCCAGTGGCTTTGGAAGGATTAGCGATCGCTGTTCACCCCGATCTCCAAATTCCAGGGCTAACCTTGGGGCAAATCAAAGATATTTACACTGGTAAAATAACTAACTGGAATCAAGTTGGCGGCCCTAACCTAAAAATTACTGCTTACTCCCGTCGCGTTGAAGACGGAGGCACTGTAGAGTTCTTGGCTAACAACGTTCTCAGTGGAGAAAAAATTAGGAGTAATGTAGTATACGTCTACGATACAACAGATGGACTGAGAAAATTAGCAAGCGATCGCGGTGGTATTTACTACGCTTCGGCTCCAGAAGTTGTCCCCCAATGTCAGATTAAACCACTGCCAATCGCTAAACAAGGGAATAATTTTGTAGCTCCTTATACAGAACCTTTGATTAAAGCCGATCAATGTCCGAATCAACGGAACAAGTTAAATACTGATGCTTTCAAAAAAGGTCAGTATCCAATTACACGCCAGATGTTTGTCATAGTTAAGCAGAATAATAATAACAGTTTAGAACAACAAGCGGGCGAGGCATACGCCAAAATGCTACTAACAAATCAGGGACAAAAACTGATGAATGAAGCTGGATTTGTGCGTATCCGTTGAACAAGAGGCAAGGGAGCAGGGGGCAGGGGGGCAGGGGGAGCAAGGGAGGCAAGTATAAAAGACTCGCTCACGAGTATAAAAGGCTCATTCACGAGTATCAAAGACTCGTCCACGAGTATCAAAGACTCACTCACGAGTATAAAAGACTCGTCGGCGAGTATCAAAGACTCGTCGGCGAGTATCAAAGACTCATTCACGAGTATCAAAGACTCGTCGGCGAGTATCAAAGACTCATTCACGAGTATCAAAGACTCGTTGGCGAGTATCAAAGACTCATTCACGAGTATCAAAGACTCGTTGGCGAGTATTAAAGACTCATTCACGAGTATAAAAGACTCGTCCACGAATCTTAATTTAACGTGCGCCTCCCTTGGAGACTCACGTTAAATTACAGTTACAAATTATTCTCCCTCCTGCTCCCCCTGCTCCCCCTGCCTTTCAAGGGTAGGTTTTTTAGAATGTCGAAAATAGTTGAGAAAATTCTCAAGTGTTTAACGTAGTTTGGTCGTTTCAGGATTTAAGCATCGGCTGAAATAGTTAAAAAATGACCAAATACAAAATACCTACCCTTGTAAGGCTCCCCCTGCTCCCCCTGCTCCCCCTGCCCCCTGCCTCTTCATGTACGGTTCCCTAAAAAGAAAGTGACTCTGAAACTCAGAGCCACTCTTAAAACTGTATTCTGAAACTTTTTAAGTTTTCACAATATCCTGGTGTAGATGTGTGAAAACTTACTTCTTAGCTTCAGCAATGGGTACCCATTCAGTGTGGAAACTTCCGGGCTTATCAAGACGCAGATAGGTATGTGCGCCGAAGTAGTCGCGTTGTGCTTGAGTTAGATTTTGGGGCAAGCGATCGCGGCGATAGCTGTCAAAATAATCCAAGGATGCACTAAATGCGGGTACTGGAATTCCCAGTGTTGCAGCTGTCGCAATAACTTCCCGCCAAGCAGTCTGTCTGTCGAGAATTGTCTGCTTAAATTCGGGAGCTAACAGCAAGTTAGGCAAAGCTGGATTTTCGCTAAAAGCCTTCTTAATCTTATTCAAAAAGCGAGCGCGAATAATACAACCACCTTTCCAAATCCGCGCCATTTCGCCCAGATCCAAATTCCAGTTATATGTTTTTGAAGCTGTGGATAGCAACGCCATCCCTTGAGCATAAGAACAGATTTTTGAGCAATAGAGAGCATCGCGTACTTTATTGATAAAGTCCTTGGTTTGCCCGTCATACTTGCCACTGGGGCCTGTAAGGGCTTTAGATGCTGCAACCCGCTCCTCTTTAATAGAAGAGATAATCCGTGCATTAACTGCTGCTGTAATTGTGGGAATAGCAACTCCCAATTCCAATGCAGTTTGCACAGTCCAGCGTCCAGTTCCCTTTTGACCTGCTGCGTCAACAATCAAATCCACCAGGGGTTTTTTTGTTTCTGGGTCAATATATGGGAAGATATTCTTCGTAATCTCAATCAAAAATGAATCGAGTTCATCGGTGGTGTTCCATTCAGCAAACACCTCATGTAGCTGATTATGATCTAATCCAGCGACATTTTTCAGCAAGTCGTAGGCTTCAGCAATTAGCTGCATATCGCCATACTCAATGCCGTTGTGTACCATTTTGACATAGTGGCCAGAACCACCAGGGCCGATGTAGGTTACACAAGGGCCATCATCGACTTGGGCAGCAATTTTGTTGAAAATTGGTGATAGAAACTCGTAAGAGCTGGTTGTACCTCCAGGCATCAGTGAAGGCCCATTTAGCGCTCCTTCTTCACCGCCACTGACACCCATACCAAGATACCGAAGCCCTGCGGGTTCTAATTCCTGAGTGCGTCGTTCCGTATCTTCAAACCAAGAGTTGCCACCGTCGATAATGATATCGCCTTCCTCTAACAAGGGTTTGAGTTGAGCAATCACCGCATCCACTGGTTTACCAGCTTGCACCATTACTAGAATTTTGCGGGGACGTTCCAGTAAGGCAACGAATTCTTCCAAGGTAAAGGCGGCTTTGACGTT
It includes:
- a CDS encoding serine/threonine-protein kinase is translated as MSYCLNPHCPKPENPNDVKFCRTCGSKLLLKERYRAIKPIGQGGFGKTFLAVDEDKPSKPRCVIKQFYPQAQGTNTLAKAVELFNQEAVQLDELGKHPQIPELLAYFTQEDRQYLVQEFIDGQNLAQELAHRGAFNEIQIRQLLNDLLSVLQFCHARHVIHRDIKPENIILRESDRKLVLVDFGAAKSATGTALNQTGTSIGSPEYVAPEQMRGRAVFASDIYSLGATCINLLTQQSPFDSYDTNNDTWVWQQYLKTPVSNQLSRILNKMLESIPIRRYQTVDEVLKDLNQQSQVAAKPANAPKPIPQSPPNSPATFVSPSPSQIDNELEEMKTQFLGGNKPKPNKIQPTNPTSQPTSKSKIDEELEELKAKYLGNNNP
- a CDS encoding phosphate ABC transporter substrate-binding protein yields the protein MSQKSAPPPIVFILIFLALIGGGYWFFVVRPGNVTPPVNTPSAGNSTFSPPSSVPSGTTVRIDGSTSMVTINQNLKRAFERQFPGTNVVTSANGSQNGIADLIAGRVDIAAVSRSLTAQEQNQGLMAVSVTKDAIALVVGKANPCNQGLTSTQVADIFQGKINNWSAVGGNSGTIRVINRPAISGTHQAFQEMVLKGANFGTTSNIATLPRDATTPLLQALGTDGIGYATFAQVANQQTVRFVPIDGLTPDATGYLYQRQLFYVYKNPASPGVQAFLGYVTSPQGQQAIILEN
- a CDS encoding PspA/IM30 family protein is translated as MKKAMYWLMGEKAGRTIVGTWNWLWGMPVESGGKVAVAVAEESLQSMQESVQKLAQAVAMQEGSYKTAKNKYETKVKELRTLEQQANIAQRSGNSEAARMAMAKAIQTEQILPKLEEMVKQAETSVNASKDKLNRERMKLETYKADMQNMKDMSEVNEALAMIAKVNNEFDIGSAKSDFEKAKSAVERRNLQTGALAEISENPTEKLQAEIERMTVDDEVSRRLQMLSESSLEKLPE
- a CDS encoding helix-turn-helix domain-containing protein, which codes for MDEQLKKLIDEVCSYPDPSLERQKALNRLLMVIQQLPGIYKSGHQDYLEALNQTWEWVSRKICEFEARSPSFQQSLVIWINGYLKWRIKDLYRPDSNYTISLDRLTRNDEGDETTLLNILPDRQSQTISLDLLDIKIAQIQETERQCLGKRIWQYIEQDEEGKLTASHPRKNPECHCHLLAMRLLLEQPPHKIADIARELNISNQTLYSHWKKNCLPLLKEIGMNFGSD
- a CDS encoding DUF1822 family protein, producing the protein MTNTQPDVLSVPLPQNAHRWAEEFASQQDNPLKGKQVYLNTLAVYAVHSYLKWLNIETALNQGDSWHRGLRAIFDVADLVLPGVGKLECRPVLPGEAAIVLPPTMTQERIGYVAVQFSQQLDYVELLGFLPAREIAESPAILQITQLQSFDSLFEIIQMRSLLINLRQWLTGIFQPDWQPPELVFANNFRSSSTMTRPSTNSISRAKVINLESQVLLLMQLTPTDSEVFNICLRIYPGNDSIHLPPDLQLIVLDEAGNTGMEAQARSADDWMQLEFSCQHEEKFSVKIVLGETSLMEEFVV
- a CDS encoding substrate-binding domain-containing protein gives rise to the protein MAIIKLKLRRNSTDGFLVILTAKNLDEETEGFLPPLPPNLESSFNEWQSAYRQIEAVRSCVAPAPGLRLTPKSVTIHSHGEHTGAVKDYLNQWLNSGDSRWQPIRDRLIAIAQQLHQSNDEIRVIIDAKDIDLRRLPWQAWNLLEEHYPNAEVALSAPKSSNTKINKLVPKSTKVRILVAVGRSDGINTKDDLKVIQDLETNGVEVRCLIKPSRRDLCDALWDEQGYHIFVFTGHSGSQEDGQIGWIELNDEESLTIEEFKEALKQAIDKGLQLAIFNSCDGLGLANQLAQIHLPQVIIMREPVPDPVAVDFLRYFFQEFTHNNKSLFTSVKKARKRLEHFKSDYPGAIWLPTICIEANVEPLTWQGLREGSPAKPTPIKPEGSTHQPKKNIKLWLLIGLLGVVVSSGIAYLVGKKVNSDFSSVTAPEGTWLYGGSTSWAPIRQRVDPEIKKVHPQFELRYTDAINATPGSGTGIRMLLEGQLTFSQSSRPIADREYQQAQRRGLSLKQIPVALEGLAIAVHPDLQIPGLTLGQIKDIYTGKITNWNQVGGPNLKITAYSRRVEDGGTVEFLANNVLSGEKIRSNVVYVYDTTDGLRKLASDRGGIYYASAPEVVPQCQIKPLPIAKQGNNFVAPYTEPLIKADQCPNQRNKLNTDAFKKGQYPITRQMFVIVKQNNNNSLEQQAGEAYAKMLLTNQGQKLMNEAGFVRIR
- the gndA gene encoding NADP-dependent phosphogluconate dehydrogenase, producing MTLQSFGVIGLAVMGENIALNVERNGFPIAVYNRSREKTDAFMAQRATGRNVKAAFTLEEFVALLERPRKILVMVQAGKPVDAVIAQLKPLLEEGDIIIDGGNSWFEDTERRTQELEPAGLRYLGMGVSGGEEGALNGPSLMPGGTTSSYEFLSPIFNKIAAQVDDGPCVTYIGPGGSGHYVKMVHNGIEYGDMQLIAEAYDLLKNVAGLDHNQLHEVFAEWNTTDELDSFLIEITKNIFPYIDPETKKPLVDLIVDAAGQKGTGRWTVQTALELGVAIPTITAAVNARIISSIKEERVAASKALTGPSGKYDGQTKDFINKVRDALYCSKICSYAQGMALLSTASKTYNWNLDLGEMARIWKGGCIIRARFLNKIKKAFSENPALPNLLLAPEFKQTILDRQTAWREVIATAATLGIPVPAFSASLDYFDSYRRDRLPQNLTQAQRDYFGAHTYLRLDKPGSFHTEWVPIAEAKK